GCATCTGAGGTGAACAATTGCGAGTCGGATGCGGAGTTCCATCGGGGTCATGAAAATGTCAAGGTTATGAGCCGATCCACTCCAGCTGAAAGTTCGGATTCGGTAGAACCAGTTGTAGCCGATGCTACTGTTGATGAGAGTCCAGCAGCTAGCAGGAGCAGTAAATCGAAGTGCACTCCAAACGGTGAGTTCACTGACAttttgtataggcctacatcatcaTCAGGTCATTACTTACCTTGATTGTCAGTTCCAAATATTTCTTTGTCCCTCACAGGATGTTATGTTTTGTTGGACAAGCTAGCAGTTATGCAGTCTCCAGCAAAAATATTTGCCTTgatgaaaaaagaagagaggcgTCCTCTGAAAACAAATGGTTTGAACCAAACATCGAAAAACAAAGGTATGTTTGGATTTTCTCCAACACTGCAGATTAGATGTCCATTTCAGTGCAATATAATGTATGTAGGTTTCACTGtctaaattgttttaaattgaaGTTCATTTTCAAAGATGTATGTGTGCGACAACAGTATTTTCATATTTGAATTGGGATAGTTCCTCTCAATGTACACTGGATCTTTTGTTTACAAAGAGGGCATAGTACTTGCTTGGGGAGTCTGCTTAACAACTTTAATTGCATACCTGTAAGCACACTGTGAAAATGTTTACCATCCCTTTTGTTTTCATTAGAAAATGTCAAGGCAATTGAGCCCTTCATGGAACTGCCTATGGATGAAACCCATATCCATAGCCGTGTGGATGTAGCCTGCAGTGACAGGCCCGTGTTTGCCAGCCAAAGAGAGAACATCAGCAATACTCCTTTGCCGAAGTTTGCCAAAGGAAAGCGTAGGGTTTTCTCCACACAAGCTTGTGCTCCAGCACCGGCTCAGTGTCTGGATGACTCCGTGCTCCTGGGCTCCCCACGTCTCACTATTCCCCAAAAACAGAGTGTGAACATTAAGCTCCAGAGTAACTCTGAGAACCAAGACCCAAGGATGGTGAGTTCACGCAGGTCAATGACAGGTCAATGAATTTTGTTCATGCCATTCAGTTACAAACCGTTGAATATTGACTGACCCTGGGTTCATTTATTTGTCATATACAGATTGAAGGGATTCAGCTAAAGCATTGGGTCCTGAAGCTGAGTGATTCTAAACTTTTTGTTGATGGACAGAGAGTGTAAGTTGATTCTAGTATTTTatgactgtgtgcgtgtgtgtgcatgcacttatTCACCATAACTCAATTGGCAGGCCCAAATGTTAACAATAACAAGATCACTGGTTTTAATGCATAGGGAGTGTACACACAGATTAACTGCATACCTTGCACAGTGAATGCATTTGAGTGCATTTGTAATAAGTATTGCAGtgagtttcactaattcacggattgggataaatgcagagaccaaatttccctcacaggatcaaaagagtatatatatttatacttactTACATATATGATTTCCGTTACTTGTGCTGTCAGCTCTAGTTTGCTTAACctgttttctttttacttttactttactCTTTCAGTGACAACAAAACACCCTGGCACAGCAACAGTATAGTTGAACGCATTGCAAGCAATGTCTTGAAAACAGTCTCTGGAAGCACTTATATCCTGGTTGGAAAAATGTCAACCAAATTGCCATCTGGTTAGTAGATTTTAATGAATAGTTTTAGTAGAAGGTTGAACTACTATGAGTATGAACTAATGAAAAGTATATTATAATGTGGGTTTCCAATTGGTTTCCAATAGGGTTTCCTTTATCCATCCAGATTTGTAGGAATAAcaattgtgatttttttttttaatcttctcCCTTTTTGTAGAATTACCCAAGTGGTTTTTGAAAAAGTTTCTCTATGGCTTCCCTCAGATGTGGAAACAGTACCTCAACACATATCTAACAGAATCAAAggggtgtgttttgttgtgtcttGTGACTGAGTCTGTCTTACCAGTGTTTGGTGAATTAGAATCAGCTTGTTGTAAGGATGGTTAATTCATTAGATGGTTTTACATTTCTGCTCTTGTCAATACATTTGTATGAGTCTGGAGAATGTCTTGATTTATGATATTGACTAGTCTTTTTGTTCTTACATCAGTTTAAGTCACAATGAGAGTCAAGAGAATTTTAAGCCTTCAAAGCAAAAAAAGCTGCCTCGGAAAGAGACCAAGCCAGAGAAGCTGGTAACCCCCAAGCTTACATGTAAGTAGAAATGGGATATGCATGTCCCACAAAGAACATTCTTACTAACAATATGCAAAGTAATAATTTTCAAGGAGCAGAGAATTAGAGAACTAGgtttatgcttttttgttgttgtttaatgGGCGCCTATCCAGAAGAAGTGCTGGTTAAGTTGGAGGCATGGTATTACCACCTGTCGTAATCTTCTGCGTTGATATTCAAGACTGAGAGTTGCTCTGAAATGCTCCGCCCTCTTTGTTGTCCTTCAGACATGACCCCACCAGAGAGCTCACGAGGGGACAGCCAGAAGTTGTCCCGCAGTGGCCGTCTAATCAAACCCCCTCTGGAGTACTGGAAGGGGGGGCGGGTCGTCGTGGACAAGGACTTGAACGTCACTGTTCTTGAGGACTACTCTATAGTGCAGACGGTGAGCGATTGTATCTTTCTCTAGATTGTTTGCTCTCTAGAGTGGAGTGGCTTGTGCTGTACCAGTCTTTGTTGTTAGTTCATATTTGGGGGTGTAATCAACAGTATTGTTGGTATGACTAAGAAGACATTGCGATCCAATTAGCATTAACTAATATAGCATTAACTATATTTTTTGCACAGTTACATATTCAGTTACATACATGCTGAGTTTGCCCATGAACAATTGCATGTAAATGAATGTAGAAAAGGATGAAGTGattaactgaactgaactgaactgattaCTGTTACGCTATTTCACACAGCCAACAAACAGAGAAGCACAAGAAAAGCCAAGCCAAAAGCAgagcacaaaaaaatccatagtCACCCTAAAAGGTAATACTGCACTATTATATTTGATTATACTATTATCATTTTGAAAAATCAGGATATCATAATATTTGTTATaatatatgtttttgttttaaaattcCTGTTCTTACAGAAACGTCTCCAAGCATGTCTAGCCAAGATGAGAGGGAGACAAGGCTAATTAGGAAAGCCAAGCCTTATCAGCGACCAGGGTGGCAAACTGACAAGACTCCATCCCAAACCCAGAAGAATTCTACCTTTGTAGTTCCCCAAACACGGGCAGCCAGTAGGAGATCAGCCAGTGCCTCACCGCCAACtgatgacacagacacagacacaccagcttTTCGCAACAGTGGTGAAGGTCAAACGAAACGTCGTCGCCCTGGAAGACCACCAAACCACCTTTCTGCAATCAGGTCTGatcagacagatacagacacacaagctgTTCACATGGAAAGTGAATTTCAAACGAAACGTCGCCGCCCAGGAAGACCACCAAAGCACCAATCGGCAATCTGGTCTGAAtcgacagatacagacacacaagctgTTCCCCACGAGGGTGAAGGTCGAGCGAAACCTCGCCGCCCAGGAAGATCACCAAAGCACCAATCGGCAATCTGGTCTGAAtcgacagatacagacacacaagctgTTCACATGGAGGGTGAAGGTCGAGCGAAACCTCGCCGCCCAGGAAGATCAACAAAGCAGTTCTTGTTGAACACAGACCAGCCTGTGCGCCAAAGTTCCCTCACCAGGTCCAAGAGAAGGAGCAGCTCTGCGGCCTCTCAGTCCCCCTCGGAAACGGAACAGCAAGTTATGGGGCCGCCGAAGTCCAGAGCAAGAAGAGGGCGTCGCAAAAACAAACCACCGGCAGCGGATGACAGTGCTGCAGATATCTCCAATGAGGACTTTGTGTCTGATAGAGACAGTGTCACGCGGAAGAGGAAACCTCAAGGCAAGAAGGGAAGTAAAAAAGATAATACCGAAGAAGTTAACGACAGCAAGTGGACAGATC
Above is a genomic segment from Alosa alosa isolate M-15738 ecotype Scorff River chromosome 19, AALO_Geno_1.1, whole genome shotgun sequence containing:
- the mis18bp1 gene encoding mis18-binding protein 1 gives rise to the protein MFLSPSKCNIYRAHDPAYYESVPRHTAQVYTPGKDSAKQKSVSLNGNRQSSLRMGLLHGKGVFNSTSCEDASPDLTCGLSCIVDNGRASYLETSIHPAVTALRETGVNKCESPVKIFARMKAKVSSHNTPFKSTVVHEDRVPTHRILRDEMNFNMMEIEQYPPSVDDTDAFTLSPPNSPASEVNNCESDAEFHRGHENVKVMSRSTPAESSDSVEPVVADATVDESPAASRSSKSKCTPNGCYVLLDKLAVMQSPAKIFALMKKEERRPLKTNGLNQTSKNKENVKAIEPFMELPMDETHIHSRVDVACSDRPVFASQRENISNTPLPKFAKGKRRVFSTQACAPAPAQCLDDSVLLGSPRLTIPQKQSVNIKLQSNSENQDPRMIEGIQLKHWVLKLSDSKLFVDGQRVDNKTPWHSNSIVERIASNVLKTVSGSTYILVGKMSTKLPSELPKWFLKKFLYGFPQMWKQYLNTYLTESKGLSHNESQENFKPSKQKKLPRKETKPEKLVTPKLTYMTPPESSRGDSQKLSRSGRLIKPPLEYWKGGRVVVDKDLNVTVLEDYSIVQTPTNREAQEKPSQKQSTKKSIVTLKETSPSMSSQDERETRLIRKAKPYQRPGWQTDKTPSQTQKNSTFVVPQTRAASRRSASASPPTDDTDTDTPAFRNSGEGQTKRRRPGRPPNHLSAIRSDQTDTDTQAVHMESEFQTKRRRPGRPPKHQSAIWSESTDTDTQAVPHEGEGRAKPRRPGRSPKHQSAIWSESTDTDTQAVHMEGEGRAKPRRPGRSTKQFLLNTDQPVRQSSLTRSKRRSSSAASQSPSETEQQVMGPPKSRARRGRRKNKPPAADDSAADISNEDFVSDRDSVTRKRKPQGKKGSKKDNTEEVNDSKWTDQEMQKLHKAINSLPKYSPTFWVNVALEVGTRSPEECQEQYSAQQQNSHTRSRQKKQPQTIEEPAKEMPQITAKAGTLRRKQQIRDVLDHIPKDDHDDIFSSSPMQKRLKKLPTFSDCGDGDPLGQLANPQTPSSSSMFVGVKTPKCLHISPGMFPSINRNDNDKYVFHFQNKMKKGKGRGTKAKTQSDKNCSPSPSVKRTEKTSRCGR